A window of Haliscomenobacter hydrossis DSM 1100 contains these coding sequences:
- the rfaE2 gene encoding D-glycero-beta-D-manno-heptose 1-phosphate adenylyltransferase: MSALVQIEAKIHSWESAQAIVQQWQKQGETVVFTNGCFDLLHYGHLHYLAQARDLGQRLVLGLNSAGSVCRLKGPHRPINDERTRSWQMASLAFIDAVVVFEEDTPWELLQVLQPDILVKGGDYAPETIVGAEIVLARGGKVLTLPFIEGYSTTAIEQKIKNSL, from the coding sequence ATGAGCGCATTGGTACAAATTGAGGCAAAAATCCACAGTTGGGAATCGGCTCAAGCCATCGTGCAGCAATGGCAAAAACAGGGCGAAACGGTGGTGTTCACCAATGGCTGTTTCGACCTCCTGCATTATGGCCATTTGCACTACCTCGCGCAAGCCCGTGATTTGGGGCAACGGCTGGTGCTGGGTCTCAATTCTGCTGGCTCGGTCTGCCGCCTGAAAGGCCCACACCGCCCCATCAATGATGAACGAACCCGCAGCTGGCAGATGGCCTCACTGGCTTTTATTGATGCTGTGGTGGTTTTTGAAGAAGATACGCCCTGGGAATTGCTCCAGGTGTTGCAGCCCGATATTCTGGTCAAAGGAGGAGATTATGCACCGGAAACCATCGTTGGTGCCGAAATTGTGCTGGCCCGCGGCGGAAAAGTGCTGACTTTGCCGTTTATAGAAGGATATTCGACGACTGCCATTGAGCAGAAAATTAAAAATAGTTTGTAG
- a CDS encoding RICIN domain-containing protein yields the protein MLLITKTCRHNLLSTNSTSNLINWVLTIGLFTLTFQLSAQGNIELYNRYQKGSLQFENGKPVLKPQGNNAIWMIETIANSTDVRIKHVPTGGYLHAETDAQFPGIGPIQPGWWSAMWSIEFTEEGYYRIKNKWRNSYLRNETGVVELGESQPGWWGGQWLYVSPGVANGRATASPPTGRLKIRGVYIVPSDQQAKPRAKEAIAAGLAIMQAHFLKQIGVTFEYEPEVAVIYSNHDAKATASMEIALELCKKTLGTEYESNKNIMFTVVEGCPGGTAYGSPGVTRIQQGFWGNVYSTFINNPSALASTLPAWSHELGHAFGLNHTGELTKDCMLKNCQVDMGTLPPLLMQQSKSFPTVYEYPFHKDEIKMLLDSTYCQTCLIARGTRPAAVRYLRATTAQANNSGGNTASNNNCGCGPQTFRSVSDHTWVEFRLPQGTSNQTINIPAGAHNKYVFPKCNRVWWDNLTFKCNASTCQWERSAGKWDADAWCTGSPGNSPYVFVGEK from the coding sequence ATGCTGCTCATCACCAAAACCTGTCGACACAATTTACTCAGTACCAATTCCACCTCAAACCTAATCAATTGGGTGTTAACCATTGGTTTATTTACCCTGACTTTTCAGCTCTCTGCCCAGGGAAATATCGAGCTGTACAATCGCTATCAAAAAGGTTCCCTTCAGTTTGAAAACGGAAAACCTGTGTTAAAGCCCCAGGGAAACAATGCCATCTGGATGATTGAAACCATTGCGAACAGTACCGATGTGCGCATCAAACACGTGCCAACTGGCGGATACTTACATGCAGAAACAGACGCCCAGTTTCCAGGCATCGGCCCCATTCAACCCGGTTGGTGGAGCGCGATGTGGAGTATAGAATTTACGGAAGAAGGCTACTACCGCATCAAAAACAAGTGGAGGAATAGTTACCTGCGCAATGAAACCGGGGTAGTGGAACTGGGCGAATCGCAACCCGGTTGGTGGGGCGGTCAATGGCTTTATGTATCACCAGGAGTAGCCAATGGCAGGGCAACGGCAAGCCCTCCTACTGGAAGATTAAAAATCCGGGGAGTGTACATTGTGCCTTCCGATCAACAAGCAAAGCCGAGGGCAAAAGAGGCCATAGCAGCGGGTCTGGCCATCATGCAAGCGCATTTTTTGAAACAAATCGGGGTTACCTTTGAGTATGAACCAGAAGTAGCCGTTATTTACTCCAATCATGATGCCAAAGCTACCGCCTCTATGGAAATCGCGCTGGAACTGTGTAAAAAAACGCTGGGTACAGAATATGAATCCAACAAGAATATCATGTTTACCGTGGTGGAAGGCTGCCCGGGTGGTACAGCTTATGGCTCACCTGGCGTCACCAGAATTCAACAGGGTTTCTGGGGCAATGTTTACAGTACCTTCATCAATAACCCCTCAGCACTGGCCAGCACTTTGCCCGCCTGGTCACATGAATTGGGGCATGCTTTTGGGTTGAATCACACCGGTGAACTTACCAAGGATTGCATGTTGAAAAATTGCCAGGTGGACATGGGTACACTACCCCCCTTGTTGATGCAACAAAGCAAGTCTTTTCCAACCGTTTACGAATACCCTTTCCACAAGGATGAAATCAAGATGTTGCTGGATTCAACTTACTGCCAAACCTGCTTGATCGCCAGAGGTACCCGGCCAGCAGCGGTGCGTTACTTGCGTGCTACCACAGCACAGGCAAACAATTCAGGAGGAAATACTGCCTCGAACAACAACTGTGGATGTGGACCCCAAACCTTCCGCAGTGTCAGTGACCATACCTGGGTGGAGTTCAGGCTGCCACAGGGAACCAGCAACCAAACGATCAACATTCCCGCTGGTGCGCACAACAAATACGTATTCCCCAAATGCAATCGGGTGTGGTGGGACAACCTGACATTCAAATGCAACGCCAGTACCTGCCAGTGGGAACGCAGCGCAGGCAAATGGGATGCCGATGCCTGGTGTACGGGCTCTCCAGGCAATAGTCCTTATGTGTTTGTGGGAGAAAAATGA
- a CDS encoding LytR/AlgR family response regulator transcription factor codes for MKILIVEDEELYADKLEMLIEKLEYTHLGTVDNSSAALQLIRKTPPDLILMDIHIQGAHDGIELADLINKEFDIPIVFITSLQDDLTFNRAARTRPKQFITKPFNELQLQRSIELCVRNLPDQSVEEPEWETDLLFKDHLFIKVRQKLEKVAINDILYAEADGRYCQIYTEEKKFLVRLTLQELIDMLPPAVFMQTHRGYLVNANKILSIDLQDSFVVLKNHQIPLSKRHREALLKKLNWI; via the coding sequence ATGAAAATACTTATCGTTGAAGATGAAGAACTGTATGCCGATAAGCTCGAAATGCTTATTGAAAAATTGGAGTATACCCACCTGGGAACCGTTGACAACAGCAGCGCAGCGCTGCAACTGATTCGAAAGACCCCACCTGACCTCATTTTGATGGACATCCACATTCAAGGTGCCCATGATGGCATCGAATTGGCGGACTTGATCAACAAAGAATTCGACATCCCCATTGTGTTTATCACTTCGCTGCAAGACGACCTGACCTTCAATCGAGCAGCCCGAACCCGGCCCAAACAGTTCATCACCAAACCCTTTAATGAGCTCCAGTTGCAACGCAGCATTGAGTTGTGTGTGCGCAATTTGCCCGATCAATCAGTGGAAGAACCGGAATGGGAAACTGACCTTTTGTTCAAAGACCACCTGTTCATCAAAGTGCGCCAAAAGTTGGAAAAAGTAGCCATCAACGACATCCTCTATGCCGAAGCAGATGGGCGCTACTGCCAGATATATACCGAAGAAAAGAAGTTTTTGGTACGCCTGACCTTACAGGAATTGATCGATATGTTGCCCCCAGCGGTTTTTATGCAAACCCACCGGGGTTACCTGGTCAATGCCAATAAAATCCTCTCGATTGACCTACAGGACAGCTTCGTTGTGTTGAAAAACCACCAGATTCCCCTGAGCAAACGCCACCGCGAAGCTTTGTTGAAAAAACTGAACTGGATCTAA
- a CDS encoding lysylphosphatidylglycerol synthase transmembrane domain-containing protein, whose amino-acid sequence MQRFIVNFLKFLLFLGIGVLILFLLYRHQNAAFQAECALKGIPNEECNLMDKVLYDFSTVKISWLFLVLCAFITSNVSRAIRWNMLIRPLGYTPRLINSFFCIMIGYFANLGLPRLGEVLRAGTMAQYEKIPVEKVMGTVVVDRIIDVISILLVTALAIALEYDTILAFAKQHVSVADKIALLQKMILWGIPVMLLGLGVLWYFRKPLLATRIGVRIMGLAQGFWQGIQTVRQLERPWLFLFHSFLIWFMYYSMTYLNFHAFAPTAHLSLVAALITFVFGGWGIVIPSPGGMGTYHFLAQTALAMYGISGEDGFSWANISFFTIQLGGNVAIGLSSWLLLPIVNRGYQPKSIGYERIGTN is encoded by the coding sequence ATGCAACGTTTTATCGTCAATTTTTTGAAATTCTTGTTGTTTTTAGGAATTGGGGTACTGATCTTGTTTCTCTTGTACCGCCACCAAAACGCCGCTTTTCAAGCCGAATGCGCCCTGAAAGGTATTCCCAATGAGGAGTGCAATTTGATGGACAAAGTGCTGTATGATTTCAGCACGGTCAAAATCAGTTGGCTGTTTTTGGTACTGTGCGCCTTCATCACCAGCAACGTATCCAGGGCCATCCGCTGGAACATGCTGATTCGCCCCCTGGGCTATACGCCGCGACTCATCAACTCGTTTTTTTGCATCATGATCGGATATTTTGCCAACCTGGGTTTGCCCCGTTTGGGTGAAGTGTTGCGGGCAGGGACGATGGCACAATACGAAAAAATCCCGGTAGAAAAAGTCATGGGCACCGTGGTGGTTGACCGGATCATCGATGTGATCAGCATCCTGCTGGTTACGGCTCTGGCCATTGCTTTGGAGTACGACACCATTCTGGCTTTTGCCAAACAGCATGTATCGGTTGCCGATAAAATTGCGCTTTTGCAAAAAATGATCCTTTGGGGCATTCCCGTAATGCTGTTGGGACTAGGGGTATTGTGGTATTTCCGCAAACCGCTTCTGGCTACCCGCATTGGTGTGAGAATCATGGGTTTGGCGCAAGGTTTTTGGCAGGGCATTCAAACCGTAAGACAATTGGAACGCCCCTGGTTGTTCCTGTTTCATAGCTTTTTGATTTGGTTCATGTACTATTCCATGACCTACCTCAATTTTCACGCCTTTGCCCCTACGGCTCACCTTTCACTGGTTGCGGCGCTGATTACCTTTGTATTTGGCGGCTGGGGCATTGTGATTCCGTCTCCGGGCGGAATGGGGACGTACCACTTTTTGGCACAAACCGCCCTGGCGATGTATGGCATCAGCGGGGAGGACGGCTTCTCCTGGGCGAACATTTCTTTTTTTACGATTCAATTGGGTGGAAACGTAGCCATCGGACTCAGTTCCTGGCTGCTACTCCCCATCGTCAACCGGGGTTATCAGCCTAAATCTATCGGGTATGAGCGCATTGGTACAAATTGA
- a CDS encoding S41 family peptidase, whose product MKLRFLVLLLILLSKLSAQEQASYDPHKNYHPDSLKRWTASIMTELGKKHPGFYRYTTKERFDFLIDSTTQSIKDSLNELNFYRKIKPLFAQIGCLHTGVSLSESYNDFLNTTSTLLPLEVFIDQERRVFVTKNYSDNPSIPTTGEILSINDQPIADILKTLLKAIPADGYNETEKILLLNHRFAFWYQTMIEVNEHFTVEIRFQEKVETYAAKGVNKAVFPKLETLESANVKQLAVDIVGNTGILTIHSFAKTAIKKNGQQFEKFLKTTFKRLEDQHVENLVIDLRYNSGGTDGNAALLASYFFDKPFRYWEKIEVTEAIAVEIKGMYRLFFRKPVQKDSTYLWKKSWLTHEFDYYQVQKPARHNFKGQTYLLTNGLCMSSCSDFIAILAHNKKALVVGQESGGGYQGNTSGMMPKTSIPTGLSVTVPLQKYTNAVDPKTNVGRGTIPHYILHPSVADWINKKDLEMEFVLKLIAGK is encoded by the coding sequence ATGAAATTAAGATTTTTGGTATTGCTTCTGATCCTGCTCAGCAAACTGTCGGCCCAAGAGCAGGCAAGTTATGATCCGCACAAAAATTACCACCCCGACAGTTTAAAACGCTGGACGGCCAGCATCATGACCGAGCTGGGTAAAAAACATCCCGGATTTTACCGTTACACCACCAAGGAGCGCTTTGATTTCCTGATTGACTCCACAACCCAGAGCATCAAAGACTCCTTGAATGAATTGAATTTTTACCGCAAAATAAAGCCATTGTTTGCCCAAATTGGTTGTTTACACACCGGGGTAAGCCTTTCTGAATCTTACAACGATTTCCTCAATACGACCTCGACCCTGCTCCCCTTGGAGGTATTTATTGATCAGGAAAGGCGAGTTTTTGTTACAAAAAACTACTCCGATAATCCATCCATTCCCACAACGGGTGAAATCCTTTCCATCAATGATCAGCCCATTGCTGACATTCTCAAAACCTTGCTCAAAGCCATTCCCGCAGATGGGTACAATGAAACCGAAAAAATCTTACTCTTGAACCACCGCTTTGCATTTTGGTACCAAACCATGATCGAAGTGAATGAACATTTTACAGTGGAGATCCGGTTTCAGGAAAAAGTAGAAACGTATGCAGCCAAAGGGGTAAACAAAGCCGTGTTTCCCAAGCTGGAAACCCTGGAATCAGCCAACGTCAAACAGTTGGCTGTTGACATTGTAGGCAATACGGGCATCCTCACTATTCATTCCTTTGCAAAAACGGCGATCAAAAAGAATGGGCAGCAGTTCGAAAAATTCCTCAAGACCACCTTTAAAAGGTTAGAAGACCAACATGTTGAAAATTTGGTCATCGACCTTCGCTACAACAGCGGCGGAACCGATGGAAATGCAGCTTTGCTGGCGTCCTACTTTTTTGACAAACCATTCCGGTATTGGGAAAAAATTGAAGTGACCGAGGCCATTGCCGTGGAAATTAAGGGCATGTACCGGCTTTTTTTCCGCAAGCCCGTGCAAAAGGATTCGACTTATTTGTGGAAAAAATCCTGGTTAACCCATGAATTCGACTACTATCAAGTACAAAAACCAGCCAGACACAACTTTAAAGGCCAAACCTATCTTTTGACCAATGGTTTGTGTATGTCTTCTTGCAGCGACTTCATCGCCATACTCGCCCACAACAAAAAAGCCCTGGTCGTAGGCCAGGAAAGTGGTGGCGGATACCAGGGCAATACCAGTGGAATGATGCCCAAAACCAGCATTCCCACGGGCCTATCCGTCACTGTTCCCTTGCAAAAATACACCAATGC
- the rsmG gene encoding 16S rRNA (guanine(527)-N(7))-methyltransferase RsmG yields MQVILDYFPNLSAQQQAQFAQLDALYREWNAKINVVSRKDIDSLYAHHILHSLGIAKVINFKPGAEILDIGTGGGLPGIPLAIVFPETQFTLVDGTGKKILVVKEIVQALGLSNVDAHHARAEELKRQFDFTVCRAVTTLDKLCAWSWPLIKRKQQHALPNGLITLKGGDLKEEIATLPKGTYVDKIPLSRFFKDPFYEEKYAVYVQA; encoded by the coding sequence ATGCAGGTCATCCTCGACTATTTTCCCAACCTAAGCGCCCAGCAACAAGCGCAGTTTGCGCAACTGGATGCGCTCTACCGGGAGTGGAACGCCAAGATCAACGTCGTATCGCGCAAGGACATCGACTCCCTTTATGCGCACCATATCCTCCATTCCTTGGGTATTGCCAAAGTTATCAACTTCAAACCTGGAGCTGAAATCCTCGATATTGGTACGGGTGGAGGTTTGCCAGGAATTCCATTGGCCATAGTTTTTCCTGAAACCCAATTTACGCTGGTGGATGGTACGGGTAAAAAAATTCTGGTGGTCAAAGAGATTGTGCAAGCCCTGGGCTTGAGCAATGTGGACGCCCATCACGCCCGGGCGGAAGAGCTGAAGCGGCAATTCGATTTTACGGTCTGTCGTGCCGTAACGACCCTGGACAAACTCTGCGCCTGGAGTTGGCCCCTGATCAAACGCAAACAGCAACACGCCTTGCCGAATGGCTTAATCACCTTAAAAGGAGGAGATTTGAAGGAAGAAATTGCCACACTTCCCAAGGGAACCTATGTAGATAAAATTCCTCTGAGTCGATTTTTTAAAGATCCTTTTTATGAGGAAAAGTACGCCGTGTACGTTCAAGCTTAA
- a CDS encoding transmembrane 220 family protein yields MKVLNLVLSILFVLFAVVQYNDPDPWAWAALYLLVAVACGMAAFGKSNKFVVILGLGVSIIWMLTLLPDFIHWVQMGMPTIVATMKAEAPHVELTREFLGLLVCTLVFGWQLYRLRKR; encoded by the coding sequence ATGAAAGTCCTCAACCTCGTCCTCTCCATTCTTTTTGTACTCTTCGCCGTCGTTCAATACAACGACCCCGATCCCTGGGCCTGGGCCGCTTTGTATTTGTTGGTAGCCGTAGCCTGTGGGATGGCCGCTTTTGGCAAATCCAATAAATTTGTGGTCATTTTGGGGCTGGGAGTGAGCATCATTTGGATGTTGACGCTGCTGCCCGATTTTATCCATTGGGTGCAAATGGGTATGCCCACCATCGTAGCTACCATGAAAGCCGAGGCGCCACACGTTGAACTGACTCGCGAATTTCTGGGCTTATTGGTGTGTACTTTGGTTTTTGGCTGGCAATTGTACCGCTTGAGAAAGCGGTAA
- a CDS encoding tetratricopeptide repeat protein, with the protein MKSIILTSLFTAFFFNIYGQKWLVDSLHEILPNTQHPIQKVDVLLGLTRASLFVGGPSAGYPYADQALQLAHKNKDQAGVAMALIFKIQTYSSNPPEIAKALKIARNIHSNPLEAFASYHLAEYYLYDKNNYKEALKILSSALQRADKTVPDKHLGNIHKVTALAYMTAGDEANTFDHFQKALYHFERVKTHPFVDPKLGRPSAMDADGGELNKIQVLLFLSRVYFNRANLPKALELAQTALGLAQKNEVETQLVWAYEELAVNYMALGKYDQAIEQYQKAIQIHKKNNSLRFLAVDVQELGSIFYRMKDWEVAETYYRKALKINTLILDTLGMIQNYSRLGQVALSQNRAQSALQFYNQAARLNGILKDSTRLSFVLTDIGRVWQQQNKQQKALGYFQSALALNQRFSLHNATLNNYIEIARVYATLTQVDSAKHYGLLALDFAGQYGSLEQQKLVQQLLSQISAQAGEYQQALVYHQNYFKLHDSIFTNQAQEKLKQEQVGQNVADYQQAKEQAERETALLSTRNRLYLALALALLGIILIGGYLFLQLRKTQKELRAQNQKLQQLNATKDKFFGIIAHDIRSPIIALDGVGEQMAFYLEKQRPEKLVLLAERVDKTAKQLTALLDNLLNWALLQQGVIPYRPTPLNIHHVSSEVLTMFQTNAQAKNIQLESQVPETLEVYADESTLHAILRNLLSNAIKFTPPGGTVSISTEVNEDKVFIKVNDTGTGISAEKLEKLFLIDKSSEKGTAGERGTGLGLMLVKEFVELNKGKVQVESKINEGSQFIVSLPKAA; encoded by the coding sequence ATGAAAAGCATAATTTTAACAAGCCTATTCACTGCTTTTTTTTTCAATATTTACGGTCAAAAATGGCTGGTCGATAGTCTTCATGAAATACTTCCCAATACCCAGCATCCCATCCAAAAAGTAGATGTGCTTTTAGGCTTAACCAGAGCTTCGCTTTTTGTTGGTGGACCATCTGCCGGGTACCCCTACGCCGACCAGGCATTACAACTAGCACACAAAAACAAGGACCAGGCAGGTGTTGCGATGGCCTTGATTTTTAAAATTCAAACCTACAGCAGTAACCCTCCAGAGATAGCAAAGGCCTTGAAAATTGCCCGCAATATTCACTCAAACCCCCTTGAAGCTTTTGCCTCCTATCATTTAGCCGAATACTACCTGTACGATAAAAACAATTACAAAGAGGCTTTAAAGATATTGAGCAGCGCACTGCAAAGAGCAGACAAAACCGTACCCGATAAACACCTTGGCAACATACACAAAGTTACCGCACTGGCTTATATGACTGCTGGCGATGAAGCCAATACATTCGATCACTTCCAAAAAGCCCTGTATCATTTTGAACGGGTCAAAACACATCCTTTTGTTGATCCAAAATTGGGGCGACCCAGCGCCATGGATGCCGATGGGGGCGAGTTGAACAAAATCCAGGTACTCCTCTTTTTGTCCAGGGTCTATTTCAATCGGGCCAATCTACCCAAAGCCCTGGAATTGGCTCAAACTGCCTTGGGCCTTGCTCAAAAAAACGAGGTTGAAACCCAACTAGTATGGGCATATGAAGAGCTGGCAGTAAACTACATGGCTCTGGGGAAATACGATCAGGCGATTGAGCAGTATCAAAAAGCCATTCAAATACATAAAAAAAACAATTCGCTGCGGTTTCTTGCCGTAGACGTCCAGGAACTGGGCTCCATTTTTTATCGCATGAAAGACTGGGAAGTGGCCGAAACCTATTATCGAAAAGCTTTAAAAATCAATACATTAATTCTGGATACACTCGGCATGATTCAAAACTATAGCCGTTTGGGGCAGGTCGCTTTGTCACAAAATCGTGCGCAAAGTGCCTTACAATTTTATAACCAGGCAGCGCGGTTGAACGGCATTTTGAAAGATTCGACCCGTTTGTCGTTTGTGCTAACGGATATTGGCCGGGTCTGGCAGCAGCAAAATAAGCAGCAAAAGGCGCTGGGTTATTTTCAAAGTGCTTTGGCACTCAACCAACGTTTTTCTCTCCATAACGCCACCCTGAACAACTATATCGAGATCGCCAGGGTTTATGCTACGCTTACTCAAGTGGATTCGGCAAAACATTACGGCTTATTGGCACTTGATTTTGCGGGGCAGTATGGATCTTTGGAGCAACAAAAACTGGTGCAGCAGCTCTTGAGCCAGATCAGCGCCCAAGCCGGAGAATATCAGCAAGCCCTGGTTTACCACCAAAACTATTTCAAGTTACACGACAGCATCTTTACCAATCAAGCCCAGGAAAAACTAAAACAAGAACAAGTAGGCCAGAATGTTGCCGATTATCAACAAGCCAAAGAACAGGCCGAACGAGAAACCGCCTTGCTCAGCACCCGCAACCGCCTTTACCTGGCCTTGGCTTTAGCCCTGTTGGGCATTATCCTGATTGGGGGTTATCTGTTTTTACAATTGCGAAAAACCCAAAAAGAGCTCCGGGCACAAAACCAGAAATTGCAGCAACTCAATGCTACCAAAGACAAATTTTTTGGCATCATTGCCCACGACATCCGCAGTCCAATCATCGCCCTCGACGGAGTAGGTGAGCAAATGGCTTTTTATCTGGAAAAACAGCGCCCCGAAAAGTTGGTCTTGCTTGCTGAGCGGGTAGACAAAACCGCCAAACAACTCACCGCACTTTTGGATAATTTGCTCAATTGGGCTTTGCTCCAACAAGGAGTCATCCCCTATCGCCCCACGCCCCTGAATATTCATCACGTGAGCAGTGAAGTGTTGACAATGTTCCAAACCAATGCCCAGGCAAAAAATATCCAGCTGGAAAGCCAGGTTCCCGAAACCCTGGAAGTATACGCCGATGAAAGCACCCTGCACGCCATTCTGCGCAACTTGTTGAGCAATGCCATCAAGTTTACGCCCCCCGGAGGAACGGTGTCCATCAGCACCGAAGTGAACGAAGACAAGGTTTTTATCAAGGTCAATGATACAGGTACGGGCATTTCCGCCGAAAAACTGGAAAAGCTGTTTTTGATTGACAAAAGCAGCGAAAAAGGAACGGCCGGTGAGCGAGGAACTGGCCTCGGCTTGATGCTCGTCAAAGAATTTGTAGAACTCAACAAAGGGAAAGTGCAAGTGGAAAGTAAAATCAACGAAGGTTCCCAATTTATTGTTTCTTTGCCCAAGGCAGCATAA
- a CDS encoding capsule assembly Wzi family protein yields the protein MRKQLLLLITMLSASMAFAQGSPIPRGNYAYPVLDRLEILSGIEAPYHSSLRYYQRGRAAQFAQQLDTLHSIQLSPLDRDDLEYIFLDNNEWLGQAALPNTIGGPKYRPAGDSAMSLIEASLRDPRYQRSKRQLFKWLYPTPANMLEVNTPAFHFRLNPALNMQLGRSGEGEQPFFQYSRGVELRAGIDDRVFVYMNLFENQAQYPQYVRDWYDEFYALPGANLVKNYNSKFLNINKGYDFLLSDGFVGFNLTPHIGAQFGYGRNFIGNGYRSLLLSDFSPNSIYLKLNWQIWKFHFQNIFAEMVSSSPNLNGNNIIEKKKYMATHHLSINLGPKFNVGLFETVMFSRENHFEFHYLNPVILYRAVEQGLGSPDNVILGFDGKWNLFKKVQLYGQLVIDEFLFKRLISDNQGYWANKFAIQAGIKYVNALGIDHLDLQLEYNLARPYTYAHFDTASSYTQLHQPLAHPLGANFKELVLMLRYQPIKRLVLDARFIRANFGEDGPGDNWGANILKNNYQFQREYGNFIGQGIAAQTSLLGFDLSYRLAHNVFIDLQYFYRRKDSAEDARDQKSRFISAGMRVNMGKMRMDF from the coding sequence ATGAGAAAACAACTCCTGCTATTGATCACAATGCTCTCTGCGAGTATGGCTTTTGCCCAGGGTAGTCCCATTCCACGGGGCAATTACGCCTACCCAGTACTGGATCGATTGGAAATTCTGAGTGGAATAGAGGCGCCCTACCATTCTTCACTGCGCTATTATCAACGAGGGCGGGCAGCACAGTTTGCCCAACAACTCGATACGCTGCACAGCATCCAATTGAGCCCACTCGATCGGGATGATCTGGAGTACATCTTCCTCGACAACAACGAATGGCTGGGCCAAGCCGCACTGCCCAATACCATCGGCGGGCCGAAATACCGCCCTGCCGGAGATTCAGCGATGAGCTTAATCGAGGCCAGTCTGCGCGATCCCCGTTACCAACGTAGCAAACGGCAATTGTTCAAATGGTTGTACCCTACGCCGGCCAACATGTTGGAGGTCAATACCCCTGCTTTTCATTTTCGACTCAATCCTGCGCTGAATATGCAATTGGGCAGATCTGGTGAAGGTGAGCAGCCCTTCTTCCAATATTCCCGAGGGGTTGAACTACGTGCGGGCATTGATGACCGGGTATTTGTGTACATGAATTTGTTCGAAAACCAGGCCCAATACCCCCAATACGTTAGGGATTGGTACGATGAATTCTACGCTTTGCCCGGAGCGAACCTGGTCAAAAACTACAACAGCAAGTTTTTAAACATCAACAAGGGGTACGATTTTTTGCTGAGTGATGGATTTGTGGGTTTCAACTTGACCCCGCACATTGGTGCGCAATTTGGGTATGGGCGCAATTTTATCGGCAATGGTTACCGCTCTTTGTTGCTGTCCGATTTTTCACCCAATTCCATTTACCTCAAGCTCAATTGGCAAATCTGGAAGTTTCATTTTCAAAACATCTTTGCGGAAATGGTGTCTTCTTCGCCCAACCTCAATGGCAACAACATCATTGAAAAGAAAAAATACATGGCCACGCACCACCTGAGCATCAACCTGGGGCCTAAATTCAATGTGGGGCTGTTTGAAACCGTGATGTTTTCCCGCGAAAATCATTTTGAGTTCCATTACCTCAACCCCGTGATTTTGTACCGTGCCGTAGAGCAGGGCTTGGGTAGCCCCGACAACGTGATCCTCGGTTTTGATGGCAAATGGAATTTGTTCAAAAAAGTGCAGTTGTACGGCCAATTGGTCATCGACGAGTTTTTGTTCAAACGCCTCATCTCCGACAACCAGGGCTACTGGGCCAATAAATTTGCCATTCAGGCGGGCATCAAGTACGTCAATGCCCTGGGCATCGATCACCTAGATCTGCAACTGGAGTACAATCTGGCCCGGCCCTATACATATGCTCACTTTGATACGGCCTCTTCCTACACCCAATTGCACCAACCACTGGCGCATCCCCTAGGGGCTAATTTTAAGGAGTTGGTCTTGATGTTGCGTTACCAACCAATCAAAAGACTGGTTCTCGATGCGCGCTTCATTCGTGCCAATTTTGGCGAAGACGGTCCTGGCGACAACTGGGGTGCCAACATCCTGAAAAACAACTATCAATTTCAGCGCGAATACGGCAATTTTATCGGCCAGGGCATTGCTGCACAAACTTCTTTACTCGGTTTTGACCTGAGTTATCGTTTGGCGCATAATGTTTTCATTGATCTTCAGTATTTTTACCGCCGAAAAGACAGCGCAGAAGACGCGCGCGATCAAAAATCCCGATTCATCAGCGCCGGAATGCGGGTGAATATGGGGAAAATGAGAATGGATTTTTAA